TATGACACATACATAAAAAATACTTGGACTCGAACATGAAATCTCTCAAATTAAAGACGTATCTTTTTACCACTAAATCAAGTTTTTGGAATTCTTTATACATAATATTAATATAGATAAAGAAATGATAAGCAAAGCATAAGAGGAAAAATCAAACTAATTTTACCACGATGTATTTCTATACATAGTAGTATTACATAAGAATtgttaaagatttttttttaatatgttaaaATAGCATAATTCAAAAAcgaataagttttttttactaatcttACAGTTCTTAAGGGAAAGGGACCCTAATAATTCATAGTTCCAACAtgagataaataaaatctggTCAAAGTACCATTAAGCATCAAACTCGAGTTCTCTCgaacataaaataattttaaaatgaggAGTTATGCTCTggctttatttttaattttttggtgtTAATAATAGTCATTTCACTACAAAAAAAAGTCTGATGACAGCAATCCTTATTGCGGTGGTTGAATGGAACCGCCACTACAAAAGCCAATTGCGATTTGCGACGGTTATTTGAACCGccacaattaattaaataattgcgGCGGTTGTAATGGTAACTGCcacaatcaattaattaaatataaactgCCGCAAAATGCTTTTTGGGCGCCTATTCCAGCGCTTAGTTCTAATCGCCGCAAAAAGCTTAGGATGCAGCAAAAGGCTTTTAACGGCGGTTAAAACCGCCGCAATTAGCAAATACAACCGCCACAATTTACtctattaattttataattattttatataaaatttaaaatatgatattaaagTTTCAATGTTAAAACTCTCATTCAACGTTAAGCTGATCTAACCTatgtttttttacaataaaagtCACCTTCAATCTTGCATAGGGTAGAAAATTTGGCGTTGCCACCTAGTTAGTACAAAAAGTTAAATGAAATagacaaaaacataaaacaaacatatatatgattaattaaattCATGAACAAAGTTAGTATATAAATATGTCTTACAATCGTAGTTAATCAATATCAATAATCCTTCCAACTATACAAAACATGGCATCCCAAAATCAAAAACTCCATTTTGTATTATTCCCAATGATGGCACAAGGCCACATGATTCCTATGATAGATATTGCAAAAATCTTAGCACAACATAACAATGTTAATGTTACAATAGTAACCACACCACAAAATGCATCACGTTACACATCAACCATAGCACGTTATATTGAATCTGGTTTACACATTCAATTAATTCAACTTCAATTTCCATCTAAAGAGTTTGGATTACCAGAAGGGTGTGAGAATCTTGACATGCTACCATCACTTGGTATAGCAACAGATTTCTTCAATGCATCAAGATTTCTAAAACAAGAAGCTGAAAAGTTATGTGAAGAGTTAACACCACCACCAAGTTGCATAATTTCAGATATGTGTTTGCCATATACAATTCACATAGCTAGAAAATTCAATATTCCAAGAATTTCTTTTGTTGGAGCAAGTTGCTTATATCTCTTGGCTATGCATAATATACATGCTAacaatttgtttcaaattatggCTAATAAAGAAAATGAGTACTTTGATTTGCCTGGTATTtctgaaaaaattgaaataactaTAGCACAAACAAAACTAGGATTAAAGGGTGAAGCTTGGAATCAATTTAATATTGATTTGGGTGAAGCTGAAATGGGTTCTTATGGAGTAATAGTGAATTCTTTTGAAGAGTTAGAGCCATCATTTGTGAAAGAttataaaaaagtaaacaaTGATAAAGTTTGGTGTATTGGTCCTGTTTCACTTAGTAACACTGATTACTTGGACAAGGGGCAAAGaggtaataataaaaatggaataattGATGAATGGAAGCACATGAAGTGGCTTGATTCTCAAAAGCAAGGGAGTGTTATTTATGTAAGCCTTGgaagtttatgcaatataaCATCAAAACAAATGATAGAGCTTGGTTTAGCATTAGAAGCTACAAAAAGACCTTTTATTTGGGTTATTAGAGATGGAAATCAATTAGAAGCATTGGAAAAATGGGTTGAGGAAAGTGGATTTGAGGGGAGAATTAATGGTAGAGGATTATTAATTAAGAGTTGGGCACCTCAGTTATTGATATTGTCACATCGTTCAACCGGGGGATTCTTGACACACTGTGGTTGGAATTCTACTATTGAAGCGATATGTGCCGGTGTTCCAATGGTTACATGGCCACTTTTTGCCGATCAATTTTTGAATGAGACTTTAGCTGTGCAAATATTGAAAGTTGGTGTGAAAATTGGGGTGGAGATACCTCTGAAATGGGGTGAGGAAGAAGAAAGTAGTGTGTTGGTGAAGAAGGAAGATATCATTAGAGGAATTGAAAGATTAATGGATGAGACAAGTGAAAGTGAAGATAGAAGAAAAAAGATTAGAGAGCTTGCTAATATGGCTAAAAAGGCTGTAGAAAAAGATGGATCTTCTAATTCTAATGTTACTTTGTTCATCCAAGATatcatacaaaaaaataaagatatgaTTCAAGGAACAGGAACAGAGGAGTTGGAGGAAATTGAGGTGAAAATGTATGATGCTGAAATAAAGTCAAATGGTGCAATCATAAACACTTGTGAGGAGTTGGATAAGGTTTGTAGTGTTGGCAAAGAGAGCTTTTAAAATTGTGATCATGTGatcttaatttgttttatttttctattattgcATAATGTGTACACTGCAAGCATGAAGTTATGTTATAAATGCTTGAAGAGGCTATTGAATTCATACTTTTTTGTAACAAGAAAGTGCTATATGTGAACACTTCATTTTGCTTAtatgtttaaaattttaaatccCAAGATGCAAAGCTATAAACTTTGTATAATTGTTTCCAACAGAGCCGGCCGGCCTGCACACATGTGCGAGAAGTGTGACGgaatcgggcctcaaaattttgagggactcaactcaaaattttgaagtcctataatattacttatatattatttatacccataaaatatcatatgtatattaatagattaaattttaggtcctaaaataataattatatattattaatgttcataaaatatcatatgagtatcaatagattaaaTTTTCGATTGTTGGCACAAGGCTACATGAATCCCATGATGGACAATGCAGATATATTTGAACATCATCGCAATGTTAATGTTACAATCGCACATAATACCACATTCAAAGTACAGAAAATCACATAAATGGTGCATGACAAGGACATTtcattcttttccttttatggTATTTCCATTGGCAAATGATGACACAATATCCTTACTTTTTTGTATGATATCTTGGATGAACAAATTAATATTAGAGTGAGAAGATCCATCTTTTTCTACAGCCTTTTTAGCCATCTCACCAAGCTCTTtaatcttttttcttctttcttcacTTTCACTTGACTCATCCATTAATCTTTCAATTCCTCTAATGATATCTTCCTTCTTCACCAACACACTACTTTCCTCTTCCTCACCCCATTTCATAGGACTCTCCACCCCAATTTTCACACCAACTTTCAATATTTGCACAATTAAACTTTCATTCAAAAATTGATCACCAAAAAGTGGCCATGTAACCATTGGAACACCGGCACATATCGCTTCAATAGTAGAATTCCAACCACAATGTGTTAAGAATCCTCCGGTTGAAGAATGTGACAATATCAATAACTGAGGTGCCCATCCCTTAATTACTAGGCCTCTACCACTA
This genomic interval from Trifolium pratense cultivar HEN17-A07 linkage group LG6, ARS_RC_1.1, whole genome shotgun sequence contains the following:
- the LOC123889798 gene encoding UDP-glycosyltransferase 73C1-like, with product MASQNQKLHFVLFPMMAQGHMIPMIDIAKILAQHNNVNVTIVTTPQNASRYTSTIARYIESGLHIQLIQLQFPSKEFGLPEGCENLDMLPSLGIATDFFNASRFLKQEAEKLCEELTPPPSCIISDMCLPYTIHIARKFNIPRISFVGASCLYLLAMHNIHANNLFQIMANKENEYFDLPGISEKIEITIAQTKLGLKGEAWNQFNIDLGEAEMGSYGVIVNSFEELEPSFVKDYKKVNNDKVWCIGPVSLSNTDYLDKGQRGNNKNGIIDEWKHMKWLDSQKQGSVIYVSLGSLCNITSKQMIELGLALEATKRPFIWVIRDGNQLEALEKWVEESGFEGRINGRGLLIKSWAPQLLILSHRSTGGFLTHCGWNSTIEAICAGVPMVTWPLFADQFLNETLAVQILKVGVKIGVEIPLKWGEEEESSVLVKKEDIIRGIERLMDETSESEDRRKKIRELANMAKKAVEKDGSSNSNVTLFIQDIIQKNKDMIQGTGTEELEEIEVKMYDAEIKSNGAIINTCEELDKVCSVGKESF